A stretch of Bacillaceae bacterium S4-13-56 DNA encodes these proteins:
- a CDS encoding MBL fold metallo-hydrolase, with protein sequence MTKDILQMTVPTPFDVGDVHLYLLKGDVLTLVDGGVKTKEAWDILKEQLKKNHIEPKDIEQIVLTHHHPDHIGLLEQFDPKYGIVGDQQIQKWLRREEEYFLRYEDFFKNLYYQSGVPKEFESSLSTLRGPLKYVARGELSGVLKEGDTLPGHEAWKVIETAGHAQSHLSFFRERDGAFLSGDHILPHISSNPLLEPPLNAGEERPRPLLQYRENLKKCMELSIKTVLPGHGEIFTHPQKLVESRLLKQEKRAMRVKEMLKKGPQTAFQICVQLFPMHYEKEFELTMSETIGQLDYLESERLISSEYKENHLYYYEKEKEQSQ encoded by the coding sequence CACTCGTAGATGGAGGAGTAAAAACAAAGGAAGCATGGGATATACTCAAGGAACAGTTGAAGAAAAATCATATAGAGCCAAAGGACATAGAGCAAATTGTTCTTACACATCATCACCCAGATCACATAGGATTATTAGAACAGTTCGATCCGAAATATGGGATAGTAGGAGATCAACAAATTCAAAAGTGGTTGCGTAGAGAAGAAGAATATTTTCTAAGATATGAGGATTTTTTTAAAAACCTTTACTATCAAAGTGGGGTCCCTAAGGAATTTGAATCCTCTTTATCTACTCTAAGAGGTCCCTTAAAATATGTTGCTCGAGGAGAGTTATCTGGTGTATTAAAAGAAGGGGACACTCTTCCAGGACATGAAGCATGGAAGGTTATTGAGACAGCCGGTCATGCTCAAAGCCATCTATCTTTTTTTCGAGAAAGGGATGGAGCTTTTCTTTCTGGGGACCATATTCTTCCCCATATTTCTTCGAATCCTTTATTAGAACCACCGTTAAATGCTGGAGAGGAACGACCACGACCACTACTACAATACAGAGAGAATTTAAAAAAATGTATGGAGTTATCCATCAAAACGGTTTTACCAGGACATGGAGAAATATTTACACATCCTCAAAAATTGGTTGAAAGTCGGTTGCTTAAACAAGAAAAGCGTGCGATGCGTGTAAAAGAAATGTTAAAAAAAGGTCCGCAAACCGCATTTCAAATCTGTGTTCAACTGTTCCCCATGCATTATGAAAAGGAATTTGAGTTAACGATGTCAGAAACCATTGGTCAATTAGATTACCTGGAAAGTGAAAGATTAATATCATCTGAATATAAGGAGAACCATTTATATTATTACGAGAAGGAGAAAGAACAGTCCCAATGA